A window of Haloarcula sp. H-GB4 contains these coding sequences:
- a CDS encoding serine hydrolase, giving the protein MSQISADDIEQLRAQFDRQLDVGLHHGAQLAVYVDGDLVVDFAGGSTGPDGDETTPETRHLLFSCTKPFAGVGLHQLVEQGELDYDDRVVEHWPEFADDGTQKASITVRQVLSHTAGIPFGEFDDQPERWGDWDAVVAAMEDIEPVFEPGTTPAYHAINYGWLVGELIRRCSGQPAEEYVAEHVFEPLGMDHTGIGLRDNEPDTVATLAGYETSERCHDVEEGLEDPATEYAAAFNQEATHRAVIPAANGIGTARDMARFYACLANGGSLDGTQLLTEATVDEATTTHAETESDGTLSRPARYGLGVWTGGLAADMFGAASKERMFGHAGLGSSFGWGDPELNVGFALVTNGIREESFEHAARVGQLSDAVRLLLQD; this is encoded by the coding sequence ATGTCACAGATTAGCGCGGACGATATCGAACAGCTTCGGGCCCAGTTCGACCGACAGCTCGATGTCGGACTGCACCACGGCGCACAGTTGGCGGTGTACGTTGACGGCGACCTTGTCGTCGACTTCGCCGGTGGCTCCACAGGTCCCGACGGTGACGAAACGACGCCCGAGACGCGCCACCTCCTGTTCTCCTGTACGAAACCGTTCGCTGGCGTCGGCCTGCACCAACTCGTCGAACAGGGTGAACTCGACTACGATGACCGGGTCGTCGAACACTGGCCCGAGTTTGCCGACGACGGCACACAGAAAGCATCGATCACTGTCCGGCAGGTGCTCAGCCACACTGCCGGTATCCCGTTCGGCGAGTTCGACGACCAGCCCGAGCGATGGGGCGACTGGGATGCCGTTGTCGCGGCGATGGAAGATATCGAGCCCGTGTTCGAGCCCGGAACGACCCCGGCGTATCACGCAATCAACTACGGCTGGCTGGTCGGCGAACTCATCCGGCGCTGTAGCGGCCAGCCGGCCGAGGAGTACGTTGCGGAGCACGTGTTCGAGCCGCTTGGGATGGACCATACCGGCATCGGTCTGCGGGACAACGAGCCCGACACCGTTGCGACCCTGGCCGGCTACGAGACGTCCGAGCGGTGTCACGACGTCGAAGAAGGGCTCGAAGACCCTGCTACGGAGTACGCCGCCGCATTCAATCAGGAAGCGACCCATCGGGCGGTGATTCCCGCAGCCAACGGCATCGGCACCGCCCGGGACATGGCCCGGTTCTACGCCTGTCTCGCAAACGGTGGGTCGCTGGACGGGACGCAACTGCTGACCGAAGCGACCGTTGACGAGGCGACCACGACCCACGCCGAAACCGAATCCGACGGCACGCTGTCGCGCCCGGCCCGCTACGGACTCGGCGTCTGGACCGGCGGGCTGGCCGCCGATATGTTCGGGGCCGCCAGCAAAGAACGGATGTTCGGCCACGCCGGCCTCGGGAGTTCGTTCGGGTGGGGCGACCCTGAATTGAATGTCGGATTCGCGCTCGTCACGAACGGTATCCGCGAGGAATCCTTCGAACACGCCGCTCGCGTCGGCCAGCTTTCCGACGCCGTCCGGCTGTTGTTGCAGGACTGA